The genomic segment TATGGCCCATGGAAACGAACACTGGTCAACAGGAATATATGCCGAGGCTCAGGCATTGATGCAGACACTTTATCCTGATGTTAAAACCTTTATAGGATGTGTGGAAGGTTATCCAGGTATAGATCATGTTGTAAATCTTCTTTCCCATATTAAAGCTGACAAGGTTGTAATTAAACCTTTTATGATTGTTGCCGGAGATCATGCAGTAAATGACATGGCAGGACAGGAAGAAGATTCCTGGCAAAACATTATGACAAAAAAAGGGTTTAATGTAATGCCGGTACTTAAAGGTCTTGGTTCCAATGATGCTTTTGCAGACATATTTGTTGAACATATCAAAGATGCTGCCATTAATGCCGGGATTTCTTTAAAATAATCTGCTTGCAGCAACAATTACCACACCGATAATCATGGAAAAAAAAACATTTCCGGTTTTATAGGTACATACAGCAGTTGAAAGAGCTGCTATCCCTCCCCATAAACCTGCTGAAAAAACACCAGGGGCTATAAGAGACAGTAAAATTGTTCCAGGAAGGGCATCCATGAAATACTTAACCCTTCCTGAAGCCGGAAGCTTACTGGCAAGGAGCAGCCCCCCTATTCTCAATAAATAGGTCATTAATGCAGAAAATCCAATAGTCATTAAAACTGTATTATGAATCTGTAAGCTTGTCATCATTATTCTCCTTTACCTGGAACGCAGATACCAGGGCACCGCTGACACCGCCTATTATTATATACCATTTGCCTGGCAGAAGTTTTTCAGCAATAATTGCAAATAAGGCAGCAGTAACCCAGGGCAGAATATCTTTTTTTCCCTGCCACAGGCTGAATGCAAGGGCTGTAAACACTGCAATAAAAGCAAAATCAAGGGCATAGGCTTCAGGATTTTTAATCACAGCCCCGAGGCGGTGTCCCAGCATGGTTCCAAAACACCATGCTGACATAACACAAAGACCTCCTCCAAATAAAAAATATGTAGATGCCTTTCCCTGCCTGTATGCAGCCATTGTTACTGCCCAGTTTTCATCTGCCACCAGATGCATGACTGCAAATTTGTGAATCAAGGATTTACCCTTAAAAACAGGGCTTAGAGAAGCACCTATAAGCAGATACCGCAGATTAATGACCAAAACCGCCATTGTAATCTCTATAATTGGAAGCGGGGGAAACCACATATCCACCATGACGAATTGTGCAGATCCTGCAAATACGGAAAGATTCATGAGCATAAGCTCAAGCCAGGTAAGATGTTTCTGAACAGCAAGCACACCAAGCACACTGCCATAAGCTCCTACACTGGCAGCTACCGGCAGATTTGCAATAAAACCGGTGCGTATTTGTTTATACATTTTGATTCTCCAGATTAAATATTATTTTTATAAATAATATGTATCAAACTCATCTCAATAAATCAATTTTTAGCCTATTGTTTTTTAACAAATTTTCATATATTTATTTTTATAGTTTGATCTAATATAACAAATAGATAAAATATTAATAATAAAGCATAAAAATGAAAAAACGATTTATGATATATCTTTTTATAGTAATTGCATCTTCTGTGTGCATAACTGCTTTTATAAGCGGTGGTTATGGACATATT from the Desulfonema limicola genome contains:
- a CDS encoding AzlD family protein, which codes for MMTSLQIHNTVLMTIGFSALMTYLLRIGGLLLASKLPASGRVKYFMDALPGTILLSLIAPGVFSAGLWGGIAALSTAVCTYKTGNVFFSMIIGVVIVAASRLF
- a CDS encoding AzlC family ABC transporter permease, which encodes MYKQIRTGFIANLPVAASVGAYGSVLGVLAVQKHLTWLELMLMNLSVFAGSAQFVMVDMWFPPLPIIEITMAVLVINLRYLLIGASLSPVFKGKSLIHKFAVMHLVADENWAVTMAAYRQGKASTYFLFGGGLCVMSAWCFGTMLGHRLGAVIKNPEAYALDFAFIAVFTALAFSLWQGKKDILPWVTAALFAIIAEKLLPGKWYIIIGGVSGALVSAFQVKENNDDKLTDS